GAGATCCCCGCCCTGCGCGGCGCTGCCGTCCTGCGAGTGCTCCTGCGCCAGCTTGGCGAAATCGCCGCCGGCGCGGACCTTCTTGAGCACCGAGTCGATCTCGGCGCGCGCCTTCTGTTTGGCCGCCGCGTCGGCCTTCTCGTCGACGCGGACCAGGATGTGGCTGGCGCGGACCTGCTCCTCTTCCTTGAACTTGTCCTGGTTCTTGTCGTAGAAGTCCTTCGCTTCCGCGTCGCTCGGGCCCGGCAGGGTGGCGACCTCGGCGTCCATCAGCTTGGTCACGCTGAGATCCACCTGCGCGTCCCGGCGCAGCCCCTCCGCGGTCATGCCGCGGTCCTTCAACGCCTTGTCGAACGCTTCCTGGTTCGGGAACTGCGCCCTGAGCTGCCCCATCTTTGCGTCGATCTCGGTGGCCTCGACTTTCACGCCGCGGTTCTTGCTCTCCTGCGACAGCAGCGTGTAGGTGATCAGCTGGTCGAGGGCGCCGCGCAGGATCTCGTCGCGGCGATCGGGCGGAATCGGCTGCCCGGCGCGCGCCTCGATCGTCTTGAGCATCCGCTCGAAGTCTTCCTTCTTGACCGGCTCGCCGTTGACGCGGGCAAGGACGTCCGGCAGCGTCGCCGGAACGGGCTTGGGAGGGGCGGGC
The DNA window shown above is from Vicinamibacterales bacterium and carries:
- a CDS encoding peptidylprolyl isomerase; translated protein: MKSKALLCAVVVMVSVSGCRKAPGSDATASAATQGSGTPPAAGQPAAAQPPAPPKPVPATLPDVLARVNGEPVKKEDFERMLKTIEARAGQPIPPDRRDEILRGALDQLITYTLLSQESKNRGVKVEATEIDAKMGQLRAQFPNQEAFDKALKDRGMTAEGLRRDAQVDLSVTKLMDAEVATLPGPSDAEAKDFYDKNQDKFKEEEQVRASHILVRVDEKADAAAKQKARAEIDSVLKKVRAGGDFAKLAQEHSQDGSAAQGGDLNYFGRGQMVEPFNKVAFEMKPGQVSDVVQTQFGYHIIKKTDHKAGRTVPFDEVQGKIKEYLAGQKKQQHADAFIEGLKKKSKIEVLI